A genome region from Parafrankia irregularis includes the following:
- a CDS encoding non-ribosomal peptide synthetase: MSTDDSSTVDPARIGDVSQIRGGGQASQSGQASQSGQASEASQGGQRRQVGQAGPGGGATDSAAARRRALARRRLAAQGLAGGGLSGGGAENGGAGGGVASSGLAGGGSAPAARPLSAGQRRMWSLQNLDPTTTGYNVRIALDLTGPVRAEAIATAASAVVARHDILRTTYRMGDDGAVRQVVHPQLAPRVEQIDLTGLPAGERATRAGELCTALAATPFDLAADSPLRIGLYRTGADALTMIVVAHHIAWDDSTTTIFFGELVAFLQDPAAVLPPPPQYADLALAPAPPPRAGLEFWRETLTPAPERLILPELTGTDRAAGGTDQTFTLGAGMAARVRDSARESGATSFMVLLAAVAVLLRRYGGARDLVIGVPVVNRDLPGGDQAIGYLGNTVPLRMRVEGTETFAELIAQARQVCLASYAHQDVDLDDIGRAADPERTRGDAALFNVVLSLRASVLDPFRAVGLRAYRRPVPGDDARFDLTLAVETDSDAMSVEANHPRTDAARELVARMLGHLDRILDLALTWPDRALHTVDLLSDEERHQLLVAWNNTATTEPTAPSNTPTTAPADTPGTAGHAAAGEVVLLPARVAAQAAATPDAPAVLADGDRLSYRELDRRANQLARLLAGHGAGPESTVALGLTRSTEMVIALLAVARAGACYVPVDPGYPADRVSRMLTDSRPVLLITRSADVGTLPEVPGLTALLLDSEDTRSRLAGLPDHDVTDADRTAPLLPDHPAYVIYTSGSTGVPKGVVVAHRALANHLDWAVRCFPGLAGHTLMHSSISFDFSVTPLLATLACGGAVELCEDSPDAIARAQGAATFLKITPSHLPLLPEVRFATEGPRTLVIAGEELRGEALGQWARPADEQFAVINEYGPTETTVGALLHPVTDELAGAVPVGVPVDNTVGHLLDEGLRLVPVGVAGELYLGGSQLARGYLNRPGLSATRFVADPYGPPGARLYRTGDLMRRLPTGALQFLGRVDEQVKIRGYRVELGEIESVLLGHPGVAQATVAARTDGPGGRYLAGYLVLADGAEPDPAGLRAHAAAVLPDHMVPATLTFLPALPLSPSGKVDRRALPAPRFGAGAGAGAGAGAGAADPADPAGVAGPVPDREPANAAEETLAGLFAEIVGVPSARLDESFFELGGDSILAIRLVSRARAAGLRFTPRDVFAHRTVEALAAAATAVPDGAGSGGTGAGSAGPGGAGAGGVGVGSAAVAAGDTAGTGPVALTPIMRSFADRGPLGDAHRMSVVVDLPQPPPDGVLEQALQALLDRHDMLRAQLDRSGDPVELTVRPVGSVRAAEVLRRVTVDPAAGDWAAADRTVADRTAAELAEAASRLAPAQGRVLQAVLLDAGPTAAAKLLLVAHHLVVDGVSWRIIVADLATAAQAAAMGASTGLPPVATSFRTWAAGLTRAAAARADEAARWHEVLAGPDALLGRRHADPALDTWSTVRTITVHVDPDVAGPVLTSVPAAFFAGVDDVLLAALALALASWTAGRGDAAGRAAGRSALVLLEGHGRQEEAVAGSDLSRTVGWFTSQHPVRLDTTGIDLADALAAGPSAGAVLRRVKEHLRSLPDHGIGYGLLRHLHPGTEPGLAARPVPQVGFNYLGRFEAPSAQGWRVEAAGLDAAYGADMPLPAGLVVNAVAEQTAAGPRLRAHWMYAEGIFDATGVTDLAHRWRDALGAIARHATGAGAGGRTPSDLSLVSLNQDQLDALEAMWRTT; the protein is encoded by the coding sequence GTGAGCACCGACGACAGCAGCACCGTTGACCCGGCCCGGATCGGCGATGTCAGCCAGATCCGTGGCGGCGGCCAGGCCAGCCAGAGCGGCCAGGCCAGCCAGAGCGGCCAGGCCAGCGAGGCCAGCCAGGGCGGCCAGCGCCGTCAGGTCGGCCAGGCCGGTCCCGGTGGCGGAGCCACGGACTCGGCCGCGGCGCGCCGTCGTGCACTGGCCCGGCGCAGGCTCGCCGCGCAGGGCCTGGCCGGCGGCGGCCTTTCCGGCGGCGGTGCCGAGAACGGCGGTGCCGGCGGCGGTGTTGCCAGCAGCGGCCTCGCGGGCGGTGGCAGCGCCCCGGCGGCCCGACCGCTGTCGGCCGGCCAGCGCCGGATGTGGTCGCTGCAGAACCTGGATCCGACCACCACCGGCTACAACGTGCGGATCGCCCTCGACCTCACCGGACCGGTGCGCGCGGAGGCGATCGCCACCGCGGCGTCGGCCGTCGTCGCCCGCCACGACATCCTGCGCACCACCTACCGGATGGGTGACGACGGCGCCGTGCGCCAGGTCGTCCACCCGCAGCTGGCACCACGGGTCGAGCAGATCGACCTCACCGGACTTCCGGCCGGTGAACGCGCCACCCGCGCCGGCGAGCTGTGCACGGCACTCGCGGCGACCCCGTTCGACCTGGCGGCTGACTCACCGCTGCGGATCGGCCTTTACCGCACCGGTGCCGACGCCCTCACGATGATCGTCGTCGCCCACCACATCGCCTGGGACGACAGCACCACGACGATCTTCTTCGGCGAGCTGGTCGCCTTCCTGCAGGACCCGGCCGCCGTGCTGCCGCCGCCACCGCAGTACGCCGACCTCGCGCTGGCGCCAGCGCCGCCGCCGCGGGCGGGCCTGGAGTTCTGGCGCGAAACGCTCACCCCGGCGCCGGAGCGGCTCATCCTGCCGGAGCTCACCGGCACCGACCGGGCCGCCGGCGGCACCGACCAGACGTTCACGCTGGGCGCCGGGATGGCCGCCCGGGTCCGGGACAGCGCACGTGAGTCCGGGGCGACGTCCTTCATGGTGCTGCTCGCCGCGGTCGCGGTGCTGCTGCGCCGCTACGGCGGGGCGCGGGATCTGGTGATCGGCGTGCCCGTGGTCAACCGGGATCTTCCCGGAGGTGACCAGGCGATCGGCTACCTGGGCAACACCGTTCCGTTGCGGATGCGTGTCGAGGGCACCGAGACGTTCGCCGAGCTGATCGCGCAGGCCCGGCAGGTCTGCCTCGCCTCCTACGCCCACCAGGACGTCGACCTCGACGACATCGGCCGCGCGGCGGACCCCGAGCGGACCCGCGGCGACGCCGCCCTGTTCAACGTCGTGCTCTCGCTGCGGGCCTCGGTGCTGGACCCGTTCCGCGCCGTCGGCCTGAGGGCGTACCGGCGCCCGGTGCCCGGCGACGACGCCCGCTTCGACCTGACCCTGGCGGTGGAGACCGACAGCGACGCGATGTCCGTCGAGGCGAACCATCCGCGGACCGACGCCGCGCGCGAGCTCGTCGCCCGGATGCTGGGCCACCTCGACCGGATCCTGGACCTGGCACTGACCTGGCCGGACCGGGCACTGCACACCGTGGATCTGCTCAGCGACGAGGAACGCCACCAGCTCCTCGTCGCCTGGAACAACACCGCGACCACCGAGCCGACCGCTCCCTCCAACACCCCGACCACCGCTCCCGCCGACACCCCCGGCACCGCCGGCCACGCCGCTGCCGGCGAGGTCGTGCTGCTGCCGGCGCGCGTCGCGGCCCAGGCGGCGGCGACACCGGACGCCCCGGCCGTGCTCGCGGATGGTGACCGGCTCAGCTACCGCGAGCTCGACCGCCGCGCGAACCAGCTGGCCAGACTGCTGGCCGGGCACGGTGCCGGACCCGAGTCGACGGTCGCCCTCGGCCTGACGCGGTCCACCGAGATGGTGATCGCCCTGCTCGCGGTCGCCAGAGCCGGCGCCTGTTACGTTCCGGTCGACCCGGGCTACCCCGCCGACCGGGTGAGCCGGATGCTCACCGACTCCCGCCCGGTGCTGCTGATCACCAGGTCCGCGGACGTCGGCACCCTCCCCGAGGTTCCCGGGCTCACGGCACTGCTCCTCGACAGCGAGGACACCCGAAGCCGGCTTGCCGGGCTGCCCGACCACGACGTCACCGACGCCGACCGGACGGCCCCGCTGCTGCCGGACCACCCCGCGTACGTGATCTACACCTCCGGGTCGACCGGCGTCCCCAAGGGGGTCGTCGTCGCGCACCGCGCGCTGGCGAACCACCTGGACTGGGCCGTGCGGTGCTTCCCCGGGCTGGCCGGGCACACGCTCATGCACTCGTCGATCTCGTTCGACTTCTCCGTGACCCCGCTGCTGGCGACGCTGGCCTGCGGCGGCGCGGTCGAGCTGTGCGAGGACTCACCGGACGCCATCGCCCGCGCCCAGGGCGCCGCCACCTTCCTGAAGATCACACCGAGCCATCTCCCGTTGCTGCCCGAGGTCCGGTTCGCCACCGAGGGCCCGCGCACCCTGGTGATCGCCGGCGAGGAGCTGAGGGGCGAGGCGCTCGGGCAGTGGGCCCGGCCGGCGGACGAGCAGTTCGCCGTCATCAACGAGTACGGCCCGACCGAGACGACCGTCGGGGCCCTGCTGCACCCCGTCACGGACGAGCTGGCGGGTGCCGTGCCGGTCGGCGTACCGGTGGACAACACTGTCGGCCACCTGCTGGACGAAGGGCTACGGCTGGTGCCGGTCGGCGTGGCCGGCGAGCTCTACCTCGGCGGGAGCCAGCTCGCCCGCGGCTACCTCAACCGACCGGGGCTGAGCGCCACCCGCTTCGTCGCCGACCCGTACGGCCCGCCCGGCGCACGGCTCTACCGCACCGGCGACCTCATGCGGCGACTCCCCACGGGCGCGCTGCAGTTCCTCGGCCGGGTGGACGAGCAGGTCAAGATCCGCGGCTACCGGGTCGAGCTCGGTGAGATCGAGTCGGTGCTGCTCGGCCACCCCGGGGTCGCCCAGGCCACCGTCGCGGCGCGCACTGACGGGCCGGGCGGCCGTTACCTGGCCGGGTACCTGGTGCTGGCGGACGGCGCGGAGCCCGACCCGGCCGGCCTGCGGGCACACGCCGCGGCGGTGCTGCCCGACCACATGGTGCCCGCGACACTGACGTTCCTGCCCGCCCTCCCGCTCTCGCCGTCAGGCAAGGTCGACCGGCGCGCGCTGCCAGCGCCCCGCTTCGGCGCCGGCGCCGGCGCCGGCGCGGGCGCGGGCGCGGGCGCGGCGGACCCAGCGGACCCGGCGGGAGTGGCTGGCCCGGTGCCGGACCGGGAACCCGCCAACGCCGCGGAGGAGACCCTGGCCGGGCTGTTCGCCGAGATCGTCGGCGTGCCGTCGGCGCGGCTCGACGAGTCGTTCTTCGAGCTCGGCGGGGACAGCATCCTGGCGATCCGGCTGGTCAGCCGGGCCCGTGCGGCCGGTCTGCGGTTCACCCCCCGGGACGTCTTCGCGCACCGCACCGTCGAAGCCCTGGCCGCCGCGGCCACCGCCGTGCCGGACGGCGCAGGGTCAGGCGGTACAGGGGCAGGCAGTGCAGGCCCGGGCGGCGCGGGGGCGGGCGGCGTGGGGGTGGGCAGTGCCGCCGTCGCTGCGGGGGACACCGCAGGGACCGGCCCGGTCGCTCTGACACCGATCATGCGGTCGTTCGCCGACCGCGGCCCGCTCGGCGACGCCCACCGGATGTCCGTCGTCGTCGATCTCCCGCAGCCACCGCCGGACGGCGTACTGGAGCAGGCGCTGCAGGCTCTTCTGGACCGGCACGACATGCTGCGGGCACAGCTGGACCGATCCGGCGACCCCGTCGAGCTGACGGTCCGCCCGGTCGGATCGGTGCGGGCGGCGGAGGTGCTGCGCCGGGTCACCGTCGACCCGGCCGCGGGCGATTGGGCGGCTGCTGACCGGACGGTCGCTGACCGGACAGCCGCCGAGCTGGCCGAGGCCGCGTCCCGGCTCGCGCCGGCGCAGGGGCGCGTCCTGCAGGCGGTGCTGCTCGACGCGGGCCCGACCGCCGCGGCGAAGCTGCTGCTCGTCGCCCACCACCTGGTGGTGGACGGGGTGTCCTGGCGGATCATCGTCGCCGACCTCGCCACCGCCGCGCAGGCCGCGGCGATGGGCGCGTCCACCGGCCTTCCGCCGGTGGCGACCTCCTTCCGGACCTGGGCCGCCGGGCTGACGAGGGCGGCCGCCGCCCGTGCCGACGAGGCGGCGCGGTGGCACGAGGTGCTCGCGGGCCCGGATGCCCTGCTGGGCCGGCGTCACGCGGACCCGGCCCTCGACACCTGGTCGACCGTCCGGACGATCACCGTCCACGTCGACCCCGACGTCGCCGGGCCGGTACTGACCTCGGTGCCGGCGGCGTTCTTCGCGGGCGTCGACGATGTGCTGCTCGCCGCGCTGGCGCTGGCGCTGGCCTCCTGGACGGCCGGCCGTGGCGACGCGGCCGGCCGCGCGGCGGGGCGCAGCGCGCTGGTGCTGCTCGAAGGCCACGGGCGCCAGGAGGAGGCCGTGGCGGGCAGCGACCTGTCCCGCACCGTCGGCTGGTTCACCAGCCAGCATCCGGTGCGCCTGGACACCACCGGCATCGACCTGGCCGACGCGCTGGCCGCGGGTCCGTCCGCCGGGGCGGTCCTGCGGCGGGTGAAGGAGCACCTGCGGTCCCTGCCGGACCACGGCATCGGCTACGGCCTGCTCCGTCACCTGCACCCGGGCACCGAGCCGGGCCTCGCCGCCCGTCCCGTCCCACAGGTCGGGTTCAACTACCTCGGGCGCTTCGAAGCGCCGAGTGCGCAGGGGTGGCGCGTCGAGGCCGCCGGTCTCGACGCTGCCTACGGGGCGGACATGCCCCTGCCCGCCGGCCTGGTCGTCAACGCGGTCGCGGAGCAGACCGCCGCGGGCCCCCGGCTGAGGGCGCACTGGATGTATGCGGAGGGCATCTTCGACGCCACCGGCGTCACGGACCTCGCCCACCGGTGGCGTGACGCGCTGGGGGCGATCGCCCGGCACGCGACCGGCGCGGGCGCCGGCGGGCGCACACCTTCCGATCTTTCCCTGGTCTCGCTGAACCAGGACCAGCTCGACGCCCTTGAGGCGATGTGGAGGACGACGTGA
- a CDS encoding MbtH family protein, with amino-acid sequence MTGSPFDDENGQFLALLNDEGQFSLWPLFAQVPAGWRAVHGPESRQACLDYIEAQWTDMRPASLIERTPRDRNGGAPG; translated from the coding sequence ATGACCGGCAGCCCTTTCGACGACGAGAACGGCCAGTTCCTCGCCCTGCTCAACGACGAGGGACAGTTCTCGCTCTGGCCGTTGTTCGCGCAGGTCCCGGCGGGCTGGCGGGCCGTGCACGGGCCGGAGTCGAGGCAGGCCTGCCTCGACTACATCGAGGCGCAGTGGACGGACATGCGCCCCGCCAGCCTCATCGAGCGGACACCGCGCGACCGCAACGGCGGGGCCCCGGGCTGA
- a CDS encoding M48 family metalloprotease: MVLVGTWVIAERMRPEPAARAFAWSALVVSFASAVNLLAFTLKALAELHWVAGVGSWSAAIVRADTAHVPWVTGLAAVWTAVGLAAVVVGRSRYQSSLRAAWAAVDGLPGDGEVTIIADDRVEAFAVPARPGRTGRVVVTSGMRRAVDDRQLHAVVAHERAHLAGGHHRLTWMVRLAALGQPLLWPMVAKVEYLVERAADEAAARDVGDRDDVARALGRAAVAVLDAEEDRAGQRRRHQGLLAMGYPPSVVPRRMAALAAPAAHRRWLLALPLGIAAGTVVWTFECAYDLHELLVHAGM, from the coding sequence TTGGTCCTCGTTGGAACCTGGGTGATCGCCGAGCGGATGAGGCCGGAGCCGGCTGCCCGGGCGTTCGCCTGGTCCGCCCTGGTCGTGTCGTTCGCGAGCGCGGTCAACCTCCTCGCCTTCACGCTGAAGGCCCTCGCGGAGCTGCACTGGGTCGCGGGCGTCGGAAGCTGGTCGGCCGCGATCGTGCGGGCGGACACGGCCCACGTTCCCTGGGTGACCGGCCTCGCGGCGGTGTGGACGGCGGTGGGGCTCGCCGCCGTGGTCGTGGGCCGCAGCCGCTACCAGAGCTCGTTGCGCGCGGCCTGGGCGGCCGTCGACGGCCTGCCCGGCGATGGCGAGGTCACGATCATCGCCGACGACCGGGTGGAGGCCTTCGCGGTGCCGGCCCGGCCTGGGCGTACCGGGCGGGTCGTCGTCACGTCGGGCATGCGGCGCGCCGTCGACGACCGGCAGCTGCACGCCGTGGTGGCCCACGAGCGGGCCCACCTGGCCGGCGGCCACCACCGGCTGACCTGGATGGTGCGTCTCGCGGCGCTGGGCCAGCCGCTGCTGTGGCCGATGGTCGCGAAGGTCGAGTACCTGGTCGAGCGGGCAGCGGACGAGGCGGCCGCCCGCGACGTGGGCGATCGTGACGACGTCGCGAGGGCGCTGGGCAGGGCCGCGGTCGCGGTCCTGGACGCCGAGGAGGACCGCGCCGGGCAACGGCGGCGCCACCAGGGCCTGCTGGCGATGGGTTACCCGCCCAGCGTGGTGCCGCGCCGGATGGCCGCCCTCGCGGCACCCGCTGCCCACCGGCGATGGCTGCTCGCCCTGCCGCTCGGCATCGCGGCCGGCACCGTCGTGTGGACCTTCGAGTGTGCCTACGATCTGCACGAGCTGCTCGTCCACGCCGGAATGTAG
- a CDS encoding ABC transporter ATP-binding protein, whose product MTGMTSVSGAGGMTAPQPPPLLELRDVRAAYGRITVLHGVNLSVSAGQVVALLGPNGAGKTTSLNVASGTHPALSGQLMLGGRDLTGANPRDLARAGVCLIPEGRGVFPNLSVRDNLLMMTFTGHSRDEIETIAFERFPILAQRANQPAGSMSGGEQQMLALARGLATDPAVLLLDELSMGLAPLVVARLYEQVAEIASHGVGVLVVEQFAAAVLGIADHAAVLVRGRVQREGAPDELRAELSALYLGSST is encoded by the coding sequence ATGACCGGCATGACCAGTGTGAGCGGGGCGGGTGGGATGACGGCGCCGCAGCCACCCCCGCTGCTCGAGCTGCGTGACGTCCGCGCCGCCTACGGCAGGATCACCGTGCTGCACGGGGTGAACCTGAGCGTGTCGGCCGGGCAGGTGGTCGCGCTGCTCGGCCCGAACGGTGCCGGCAAGACGACGTCGCTGAACGTCGCTTCTGGAACCCATCCGGCGCTGTCCGGCCAGCTGATGCTCGGCGGGCGGGACCTGACCGGGGCCAACCCGCGTGATCTGGCGCGGGCCGGCGTGTGCCTGATCCCGGAGGGCAGGGGTGTCTTCCCCAACCTGTCCGTCCGCGACAATCTGCTGATGATGACCTTCACCGGTCACTCCCGCGACGAGATCGAGACCATCGCGTTCGAACGGTTCCCGATCCTCGCGCAGCGGGCCAACCAGCCCGCCGGCAGCATGTCGGGCGGCGAGCAGCAGATGCTGGCGCTGGCCCGAGGCCTGGCCACCGACCCCGCCGTGCTGCTGCTCGACGAGCTGTCGATGGGGCTCGCCCCACTGGTCGTGGCCCGCCTCTACGAGCAGGTCGCCGAAATCGCCAGCCACGGCGTCGGCGTCCTGGTCGTGGAGCAGTTCGCCGCCGCGGTGCTTGGCATCGCCGACCACGCGGCGGTGCTGGTGCGGGGCCGCGTTCAACGGGAGGGCGCCCCCGACGAGCTGCGCGCCGAACTATCCGCCCTCTATCTGGGGAGTTCCACATGA
- a CDS encoding ABC transporter ATP-binding protein, translated as MALLEVRDVTVAFGGVRALSDVAISVEGGRITGLIGPNGAGKSTLFDVISGLRRPSSGQVFIDGHEVTRLGPTRRSRHGLARTFQRLELFGRLSVRDNLLVAAELGAHRRQAAALVDEILDRVGLTRLADTSADTLSTGVARLVEVARALAARPKLLLLDEPAAGQDPEETERFAELLRSLAAEGTTVLIVEHDMDLVMSVCDDLHVLDLGRVIASGRPDEIRRNELVLAAYLGDAA; from the coding sequence GTGGCATTGCTGGAGGTTAGGGATGTGACGGTCGCCTTCGGCGGGGTGCGTGCGCTCAGCGACGTCGCCATCTCCGTCGAGGGGGGCCGCATCACGGGCCTGATCGGCCCGAACGGGGCAGGGAAGAGCACGCTGTTCGACGTGATCTCCGGCCTGCGCCGGCCGTCGTCCGGGCAGGTGTTCATCGACGGTCACGAGGTCACCCGGCTGGGCCCCACCCGGCGTAGCCGGCACGGGCTGGCCCGCACGTTCCAGCGGCTGGAGCTGTTCGGTCGCCTCAGCGTGCGGGACAACCTGCTGGTCGCCGCCGAGCTCGGCGCGCACCGGCGCCAGGCCGCGGCGCTGGTCGACGAGATCCTCGACCGGGTCGGCCTGACCCGGCTCGCGGACACCTCGGCCGACACCCTGTCGACCGGCGTCGCCCGCCTCGTCGAGGTCGCCCGGGCGCTCGCCGCCCGGCCGAAGCTGCTGCTGCTCGACGAGCCCGCCGCCGGCCAGGACCCCGAGGAGACCGAGCGTTTCGCCGAACTGCTGCGCTCGCTCGCCGCGGAGGGGACCACCGTGCTGATCGTCGAGCACGACATGGACCTGGTCATGAGCGTCTGCGACGACCTGCACGTGCTCGACCTGGGCAGGGTCATCGCCTCCGGACGTCCCGACGAGATCCGGCGCAACGAGCTCGTGCTCGCGGCCTACCTGGGGGACGCGGCATGA
- a CDS encoding branched-chain amino acid ABC transporter permease, with product MEQFLTFGIVGLSTAAIYAVIGSGLVLTYTTTGVFNFAHGAAGMMAAFAYWQLTEGWGLPVPLALILVLAVLAPGFGLLVERLVLRPVQGLGDAERLVMTVAMLSGLIAVSRWVWDPNEARSLPKFFENADSIDLGPATITWHQAITMIVAVVVAVGLRVLLYGTRVGAEMRASVDDRALVGLTGANPVRANKVAWILGTQLAAIGGILIAPAVTLDAAQLSLLIVSAYTAAIFGRLRSLPLTFVGAIVVGCLESYLTGYLPQNQYLPGLRLAAPALLLFLALLVFPHRRLRGRDTKARPVPVPSVRGTLLFAGAIVVFGLVLASLLGEGELISYGQIFSFGVIALSYIPLAGYAGQISLCQLSVAGVGAAVWAHAGGHGELWALALAVVVSGVVGALIALPALRLSGVYLALGTTAFAFILDRWIFTLPSFEIGGLKISLFDGGAVDVAGPSLFGWHLDDGSELMVFAAVWLALASIAVMALRRGRFGRQLIALRDSEAAYATLGGNLLLAKMAVFALSAGIAGLGGALYGMQQRSVSGDQFSFVAGLPLYLVAVVGGLTVVGNGLFTGLALGGSFPVIAAAGTFAQNLTSLMPALAGLGLSKNPDGAVAEVRSGYEAVGRNKPVLGVLGIALAALWVLQLQDVLDGWTTFWLALLALVAAQVIAQALEGRQARSTASDVPVEWWGVRRGWRREDEEVLARGIAGG from the coding sequence ATGGAACAGTTCCTCACCTTCGGGATTGTGGGCCTGAGCACCGCCGCGATCTATGCCGTCATCGGCAGCGGTCTGGTGCTCACCTACACCACCACCGGCGTGTTCAACTTCGCGCACGGTGCGGCCGGCATGATGGCGGCGTTCGCGTACTGGCAGCTCACCGAGGGCTGGGGGCTGCCGGTACCGCTCGCGCTGATCCTTGTCCTGGCGGTGCTCGCGCCCGGCTTCGGCCTGCTGGTCGAACGCCTGGTGCTGCGCCCGGTGCAGGGCCTGGGCGACGCCGAACGGCTGGTGATGACCGTCGCGATGCTCAGCGGTCTGATCGCCGTCTCACGGTGGGTCTGGGACCCGAACGAAGCCCGGTCGCTGCCGAAGTTCTTCGAGAACGCGGACTCGATCGACCTCGGCCCCGCCACGATCACCTGGCATCAGGCGATCACCATGATCGTGGCGGTGGTGGTGGCCGTCGGCCTGCGGGTCCTGCTCTACGGGACCCGCGTCGGTGCCGAGATGCGGGCGAGTGTCGACGACCGGGCCCTGGTCGGGCTCACCGGGGCGAACCCGGTGCGTGCGAACAAGGTCGCCTGGATCCTCGGCACGCAGCTGGCGGCCATCGGCGGCATCCTCATCGCCCCGGCGGTCACCCTGGACGCCGCCCAGCTGTCGCTGCTGATCGTCAGCGCCTACACGGCGGCGATCTTCGGCCGGCTGCGCAGCCTGCCGCTGACCTTCGTGGGCGCGATCGTGGTCGGCTGCCTGGAGAGCTACCTGACCGGCTACCTGCCACAGAACCAGTACCTGCCCGGTCTGCGGCTGGCGGCGCCCGCACTGCTGTTGTTCCTGGCGCTGCTGGTGTTCCCGCACCGGCGCCTGCGGGGCCGGGACACCAAGGCACGCCCGGTGCCGGTGCCGTCGGTCCGTGGGACGCTGCTGTTCGCCGGTGCGATCGTGGTGTTCGGCCTCGTGCTCGCCTCGCTGCTCGGCGAGGGTGAGCTGATCAGCTATGGGCAGATCTTCTCCTTCGGTGTGATCGCGCTGTCCTACATCCCGCTCGCGGGCTATGCGGGCCAGATCTCGCTGTGCCAGCTCAGCGTGGCCGGTGTCGGCGCGGCGGTCTGGGCACATGCGGGCGGGCACGGGGAGCTGTGGGCGCTCGCGCTGGCCGTGGTGGTCTCCGGGGTGGTCGGTGCGTTGATCGCGCTGCCCGCGCTGCGGCTGTCCGGCGTGTACCTGGCGCTCGGCACGACCGCGTTCGCGTTCATCCTCGACCGGTGGATCTTCACCCTGCCCTCGTTCGAGATCGGAGGCCTGAAGATCTCGCTGTTCGACGGCGGGGCGGTCGACGTCGCCGGGCCGTCGCTGTTCGGCTGGCACCTCGACGACGGCTCCGAGCTGATGGTGTTCGCCGCCGTCTGGCTGGCACTGGCGTCGATCGCGGTGATGGCGCTGCGGCGCGGTCGCTTCGGACGTCAGCTGATCGCCCTGCGCGACTCCGAGGCGGCGTACGCCACCCTCGGCGGCAACCTGCTGCTGGCCAAGATGGCGGTCTTCGCGCTCTCCGCGGGCATCGCCGGTCTGGGCGGTGCGCTGTACGGCATGCAGCAGCGTTCGGTCAGCGGCGACCAGTTCAGTTTCGTCGCGGGCCTCCCGCTGTACCTGGTGGCGGTCGTCGGTGGTCTCACCGTGGTCGGCAACGGCCTGTTCACCGGTCTGGCGCTGGGCGGCTCCTTCCCGGTGATCGCCGCCGCGGGGACCTTCGCGCAGAACCTCACCTCGCTCATGCCGGCCCTTGCCGGTCTCGGGCTCTCCAAGAACCCGGACGGGGCGGTCGCCGAGGTGCGCAGTGGTTACGAGGCGGTGGGCCGCAACAAGCCCGTTCTGGGGGTGCTCGGCATCGCGCTGGCGGCGCTGTGGGTGCTCCAGCTCCAGGACGTGCTGGACGGCTGGACGACCTTTTGGCTGGCGCTGCTCGCGCTGGTCGCCGCCCAGGTCATCGCGCAGGCCCTGGAAGGTCGGCAGGCCAGATCCACCGCATCGGACGTCCCCGTCGAATGGTGGGGCGTGCGCCGCGGGTGGCGCCGGGAGGACGAGGAGGTGCTGGCCCGTGGCATTGCTGGAGGTTAG